One genomic segment of Allocatelliglobosispora scoriae includes these proteins:
- a CDS encoding helix-turn-helix domain-containing protein: MTRSPIARRRPGRGRSSAARLSDRHLQAFDGPVRANHDIEETTRVYLECNQRVREVSQRLGVHPNTVRYRVQRFQQLTGLDLKRTEDLVTAWWLLNRRRGPARNPARPGR, from the coding sequence ATGACGAGGTCGCCGATCGCCCGGCGTCGGCCAGGTCGAGGCCGTAGTAGCGCCGCCCGCCTGTCCGACCGGCACCTGCAGGCCTTCGACGGCCCGGTCCGGGCGAACCACGACATCGAGGAGACCACCCGGGTCTACCTCGAGTGCAACCAGCGGGTACGCGAGGTCTCGCAGCGGCTCGGCGTGCACCCGAACACCGTCCGGTACCGGGTGCAGCGGTTCCAGCAGCTCACCGGCCTCGACCTCAAACGCACCGAGGACCTGGTGACCGCGTGGTGGCTGCTGAACCGCCGACGCGGCCCGGCGAGGAACCCGGCGCGCCCCGGGCGCTGA